Below is a window of Candidatus Tumulicola sp. DNA.
TGCGCCCGTGGACGGCGCTGGCGGATCATCGCGTGTGTTCGTACAGCTTGCCTGGATACGGCGGATTGGTGCCCTCGGTAGGCAACGTCTACAATCCGGGCGCGACCTTCCAGCCGTTCGTGCAATACCCGTATCAGCAGTACTTCGGCACGTCACCGACGGCGTACTACTTGGCCCTGAAGATCAAGATGTAGGCTTACGTACCTCTGAGCGTCTGCCAGATCAACACGAGATTGAGGCCGATGATGACGACTGCAGCGGCGATGCCGAGCGTGCGCATCAGCGGCCTCGTGATCGCGTCGCCCATGATCGACCTCTTGTTGGTGAAGAGCAGCAAAACGACGATCGGCAGCGGCAGGACCAGACTGAGGACCACCTGGCTGAGCACCAGCGCCTGAGTCGTGTTGACGCCGATGGCGACAACGATGACAGTCGGAATCATCGTAACCAGCCGGCGAACCCACATCGGGACCGTGAACCCTACGAAGCCCTGCATGATGACCTGACCGGCCATCGTGCCGACGACCGAACTGGATATCCCCGAGGCCATCAACGATAACAGAAATACTGCCGCCGCCGCCGATCCGAGCAGCGGCGTCAGCGTTTGGTAGGCTGATTCGATCGTCGCAACGCCGGGGTGGCCGCCGAAATGGAACACCGCGGCGGCCATATACATCATCGCAAGATTGACGATGCCCGCGATCCCGAGCGCGATGAGCACGTCGATGTTCGAGAATCTGATGACCGTCGCCATCTCGTCTCGATTGCCGGGGACGATCCGGTCCTGCGTCAAGCTTGAGTGCAAGTAGACGGCGTGGGGCATGACGGTCGCGCCGATGATGCCGACCGCGAGGAGCAAAGCGGTGGGACTTCCCAGCCACGGCACGACCGAGTGATACGCGATCTGGCCCCAGTCGGGTCGCGCGAGCAAGGTCTCCACGACGTAGCAGACCGCGATGATCCCGACGAGCCCTGTGATGAGCGCTTCGATCCTGCGAAAACCCGTCGACTGCATGAGCAGGATGGCGTAGGTCGCGATGCCGGTGATGATGACGCCGACGAGCAGCGGGATGTGGAACAAGAGGTTGATCCCGATGCTCGCGCCGAGGAATTCGGCAAGATCGGTCGCCATCGCCCCGACCTCGCTCACGAGCCACATCGATATCGCCGTGGGCTTGGAGAAGCGCTCGCGGCAGACTTCGGGCAGGTTTTTGCCGGTCACGATGCCGAGCTTCGCGGAGAGGGCTTGGAACAGCATCGCTGAGAGATTCGCGAACACCACCACCCATAGCAGCTTGTAGCCGAACGCCGAGCCGCCTTGAACGTTGGTCGCGAAGTTGCCGGGATCCATGTATGCGACCGAAGCGATGAATGCGGGTCCTGCAAACGGCAGCAAGGCCATGAGCCCTTTGCGGCGACCCTCCAAGACTTCTCTGGCGGCGGCGCGCGTGCGCTCGCTCAGCGGATCGAGCGTGGCAAGGTCCGCGCCGCTCATCGCGTGGACTTTCGCGGCTTTTCGATCGCGATCATGATCGAGGCGGCTACGCTTGGCGCTATCAGGCTGGCGCCTCGTGCGCTAAGGATCCTGATCGAGCCTTTCTCGCGGCCGGTGACGGTCGCTTTGTGACCGGGCAACACACCCTGCGCGGACAACTGCCGGACGACGCTTGCGTCTCGATCCGGAATGCTGTCGACTCGGATGCGGGTTCCCGGTTTGACGTCGGCCAGCGACTGACTCCGCGAGCGGCCCGCACCCTGGCCGGCAGTCACGATGGGATGCCCGTGCGGATCAACGCGAGGATTGCGCAGGAAGCGTGCCAGCCGCTCGGCGACGTCATCGGAGATGACGTGCTCGATCGCTTCGGCTTGGGGGTGCAGGTCGTCCAAGGGCACGTGCAGCGTTCGGTGGAGAAACGTCTCGATCAGGCGATGCCGCCGCATCAAACTAAGCGCCAAGCGCCGGCCACGCTCGGTGAGCTCGATGCGCTCGACGCGCGACGCGGCGCGCTTCACGAGCCCTTCTTTTTCTAACAGGCGCCGCGACTTCGTGACCGCGGCGCGTGAGACGGTCAGGTAGCGCGCGAGATCCGCACCGGCCACCGGCGAGTCGTTGCCGAGCTGATAGATCGCCTTGACATAGTCTTGGCGTGCTCGTTCCGGGGATCTATCCGG
It encodes the following:
- a CDS encoding Nramp family divalent metal transporter: MSGADLATLDPLSERTRAAAREVLEGRRKGLMALLPFAGPAFIASVAYMDPGNFATNVQGGSAFGYKLLWVVVFANLSAMLFQALSAKLGIVTGKNLPEVCRERFSKPTAISMWLVSEVGAMATDLAEFLGASIGINLLFHIPLLVGVIITGIATYAILLMQSTGFRRIEALITGLVGIIAVCYVVETLLARPDWGQIAYHSVVPWLGSPTALLLAVGIIGATVMPHAVYLHSSLTQDRIVPGNRDEMATVIRFSNIDVLIALGIAGIVNLAMMYMAAAVFHFGGHPGVATIESAYQTLTPLLGSAAAAVFLLSLMASGISSSVVGTMAGQVIMQGFVGFTVPMWVRRLVTMIPTVIVVAIGVNTTQALVLSQVVLSLVLPLPIVVLLLFTNKRSIMGDAITRPLMRTLGIAAAVVIIGLNLVLIWQTLRGT
- a CDS encoding metal-dependent transcriptional regulator, translating into MLTPGARPDRSPERARQDYVKAIYQLGNDSPVAGADLARYLTVSRAAVTKSRRLLEKEGLVKRAASRVERIELTERGRRLALSLMRRHRLIETFLHRTLHVPLDDLHPQAEAIEHVISDDVAERLARFLRNPRVDPHGHPIVTAGQGAGRSRSQSLADVKPGTRIRVDSIPDRDASVVRQLSAQGVLPGHKATVTGREKGSIRILSARGASLIAPSVAASIMIAIEKPRKSTR